One genomic segment of Bacteroides caccae includes these proteins:
- a CDS encoding SusC/RagA family TonB-linked outer membrane protein, whose protein sequence is MIRQHGKLTFLSFLLVVSCGNTFAQKIPVIPLDLDSLITVGYATGSLKTLSGSVEKITEKQMNKDQVTNPLEAIRGRVPGLTIQRGTNGPAALDAVRLRGTTSLTSGNDPLIIVDGVFGDLSMLTSIYPTDIESFTILKDASETAQYGSRGASGVIEVTTKKGMQGRTQVAYNGSFGISTVYKNLKMLSGDEFRSVASERGISILDKGNNTNFQKEIQQTGLQQNHHVAFYGGSSTSSYRVSLGFMDRQGVILNEDMKNFTSNMNMNQKMFDGFFDCELGMFGSILKNHNLVDYQKTFYSAATFNPTYPNHKDPVTNSWDGITTASQITNPLAWMQVDDDDATSHISTHARFTFNLMKELKLVLFGAYTYNIVENSQYLPTSVWANGQAYKGTKKMESLLGNMMLTYKKGWKKHFFDVLALAELQKETYTGYYTTVSNFSTDKFGYNNLQAGAVRLWEGTNSYYEQPRLASFMGRFNYTYADRYVLTLNARTDASSKFGANHKWGFFPSISAAWVVSEEKFMKRLPVVDNLKFRIGYGLAGNQSGIDSYTTLNLVKPNGVVPVGNSAVVSLGDLRNTNPDLKWEVKHTFNTGFDVALFGNRLLLSANYYNSRTTDMLYLYNVSVPPFTYNTLLANIGSMRNWGTEIAIGITPLKTKDMELNINANVTFQRNKLLSLSGMYNGEMISAPEYKSLASLDGAGFHGGYNHIVYQMVGQPLGVFYLPHSTGLVSDGNGGYTYGIADLNGGGVNLEDGEDRYVAGQAVPKTILGSNISFRYKHFDLSVQINGAFGHKIYNGTSLTYMNMNIFPDYNVMKSAPKQNIKDQTATDYWLEKGNYVNFDYVTLGWNVPIEKVQKLKKYVRSLRLAFTVNNLATISGYSGLSPMINSSTVNSTLGVDDKRNYPLARTYTLGLSINF, encoded by the coding sequence GAAAATTACGGAGAAACAAATGAACAAAGACCAGGTAACCAATCCTTTGGAAGCGATTCGGGGTAGGGTACCGGGTTTGACTATTCAACGGGGTACGAATGGACCCGCAGCTCTGGATGCAGTGCGCCTGCGTGGAACCACTTCACTGACTAGTGGTAACGATCCTCTGATTATTGTCGATGGAGTGTTTGGCGACCTTAGTATGCTGACTTCCATTTACCCCACAGATATCGAAAGTTTCACGATTCTGAAAGATGCTTCCGAAACGGCACAATACGGTTCACGTGGTGCTTCCGGTGTGATTGAAGTCACCACTAAAAAAGGAATGCAGGGTAGGACGCAGGTAGCCTACAACGGTAGTTTCGGCATTTCTACTGTCTACAAGAATCTTAAAATGTTGTCGGGAGACGAGTTCCGTAGCGTAGCTTCCGAACGCGGTATCTCTATTTTAGATAAAGGTAATAATACTAACTTCCAGAAAGAAATACAACAGACAGGTCTGCAACAGAATCATCACGTCGCTTTCTATGGAGGCTCCAGCACGTCGAGCTACCGTGTATCACTTGGTTTTATGGATCGTCAGGGGGTGATTTTGAATGAAGATATGAAGAATTTCACTTCCAATATGAACATGAACCAAAAGATGTTCGATGGCTTCTTCGACTGCGAACTGGGGATGTTCGGTTCTATCCTGAAAAATCATAATCTGGTTGACTATCAGAAAACCTTCTATTCGGCGGCAACCTTTAACCCGACGTATCCTAACCATAAAGATCCCGTTACTAACTCGTGGGACGGCATCACTACCGCCAGTCAGATAACAAACCCGTTGGCATGGATGCAGGTGGACGATGACGACGCTACTTCGCATATCAGTACACACGCCCGTTTCACCTTCAATTTGATGAAAGAATTGAAATTGGTACTGTTCGGTGCCTATACCTATAATATAGTTGAAAATTCGCAATATCTCCCCACCTCTGTTTGGGCGAACGGGCAGGCTTATAAAGGAACAAAGAAAATGGAGTCCCTCCTCGGAAATATGATGCTGACTTATAAAAAAGGCTGGAAAAAGCACTTCTTCGACGTCCTGGCATTAGCCGAACTCCAGAAAGAAACGTACACGGGATATTATACCACAGTCAGCAATTTCAGCACGGATAAGTTCGGCTACAACAATTTGCAAGCCGGTGCAGTCCGTCTGTGGGAGGGGACAAATTCGTACTACGAACAACCCCGTCTCGCATCTTTTATGGGACGTTTCAACTATACGTATGCCGATCGTTATGTCCTGACGCTGAATGCCCGTACGGACGCTTCCTCCAAGTTTGGAGCAAATCATAAGTGGGGCTTCTTTCCCTCCATATCTGCCGCATGGGTAGTCAGTGAGGAAAAGTTTATGAAACGTTTGCCAGTGGTTGATAATTTGAAATTTCGTATCGGTTACGGTCTGGCGGGTAACCAGAGTGGAATTGACTCGTATACTACACTGAATCTGGTAAAGCCGAACGGAGTTGTTCCGGTAGGCAACTCTGCCGTTGTCTCATTGGGTGATTTGAGGAATACGAACCCCGACTTGAAGTGGGAAGTGAAACACACTTTCAATACAGGTTTTGACGTAGCTTTGTTTGGTAACCGTCTGTTACTTTCCGCTAACTACTACAATTCTCGAACAACGGATATGCTTTATCTGTATAATGTGAGTGTACCGCCTTTCACTTACAACACTTTACTGGCTAATATCGGCTCCATGCGTAACTGGGGTACGGAAATAGCTATTGGTATCACTCCTCTGAAAACAAAAGATATGGAATTGAACATTAATGCCAATGTCACCTTCCAACGTAACAAACTTCTCTCATTAAGCGGAATGTACAACGGCGAAATGATTTCCGCGCCTGAATACAAGAGCCTTGCCAGTCTCGACGGAGCCGGCTTCCACGGTGGCTACAACCACATCGTCTATCAAATGGTCGGTCAACCATTAGGTGTTTTTTATTTGCCTCATAGCACCGGACTGGTGTCCGACGGGAACGGTGGATACACCTATGGTATTGCGGACTTGAACGGTGGTGGTGTCAATCTTGAAGACGGCGAAGACCGCTATGTGGCAGGGCAAGCCGTGCCCAAAACAATTCTGGGTTCGAACATCAGCTTCCGTTACAAACACTTCGATCTTTCGGTGCAGATCAACGGAGCTTTCGGCCATAAAATCTATAACGGAACATCACTGACGTATATGAACATGAATATCTTCCCTGACTACAATGTGATGAAATCCGCGCCGAAGCAGAACATTAAGGACCAGACTGCCACTGACTATTGGCTGGAAAAAGGCAATTACGTAAACTTTGACTACGTGACGCTTGGTTGGAATGTACCAATCGAGAAGGTGCAGAAACTCAAGAAGTACGTCCGTTCTTTGCGTCTTGCCTTCACGGTCAACAACCTGGCGACGATTTCCGGCTATTCAGGGCTATCACCGATGATTAACAGTTCTACGGTAAACTCTACTTTGGGGGTGGATGATAAACGTAACTACCCGTTGGCACGTACCTATACATTGGGATTGAGTATTAACTTTTAA